In one Pseudomonas sp. SCA2728.1_7 genomic region, the following are encoded:
- a CDS encoding acyl-CoA dehydrogenase family protein, translated as MDLHRYLARRPADYPHTVALGNCLRALVEAGLDRLPLPGSGHTLERFQQLAEVGGHDLGLCKLFEGHTDALAIIEQLGGSPTPGSTWGMWAAEPPQARVKISPAGHMVALHGRKAWCSGAAVLSHALLTAWDADDQQQLVAVALDQPGVTVTEQGWQAVGMAATGSIEVLFDGAEAQAIGNPGDYLQRPGFWQGGIGIAACWYGAARQIAEALRAQCGQRPEPHALAHLGAVDSALQAAADVLRFSALHIDAHPEDHAELLARRARAVVEQSAEQVMREVGRALGAGPFCKDRHFARLSADLPVFLRQSHAERDLAALGQLIAEQSGEAWTL; from the coding sequence ATGGACCTGCACCGTTATCTCGCCCGGCGTCCGGCGGATTATCCGCACACCGTAGCGCTCGGCAATTGCCTGCGAGCGCTGGTCGAAGCCGGGCTGGATCGTTTGCCGTTGCCAGGCAGTGGCCACACGCTGGAACGTTTCCAGCAACTGGCGGAAGTCGGCGGGCATGATCTCGGTTTGTGCAAGCTGTTCGAAGGCCACACCGACGCACTGGCGATCATCGAGCAACTGGGCGGTTCGCCGACACCGGGCAGCACCTGGGGCATGTGGGCGGCGGAACCGCCGCAAGCGCGGGTCAAGATCAGCCCGGCCGGGCACATGGTCGCGCTGCACGGACGCAAGGCTTGGTGCTCCGGGGCCGCTGTGCTCAGCCATGCCTTGCTCACCGCGTGGGATGCCGATGATCAGCAACAATTGGTCGCCGTTGCCCTCGACCAACCGGGCGTGACTGTCACCGAGCAAGGCTGGCAAGCGGTCGGCATGGCCGCCACCGGTAGCATCGAGGTGCTGTTCGACGGCGCCGAAGCGCAGGCCATCGGCAACCCCGGCGACTATCTGCAACGACCCGGTTTCTGGCAAGGCGGGATCGGCATTGCCGCGTGCTGGTACGGCGCCGCGCGGCAAATCGCCGAAGCGTTGCGCGCGCAGTGTGGACAACGCCCGGAACCGCACGCCCTCGCCCATCTCGGCGCGGTCGACAGCGCGTTGCAGGCGGCCGCCGATGTGCTGCGGTTCAGCGCGCTGCACATCGATGCCCATCCCGAGGACCACGCCGAATTGCTCGCCCGTCGGGCCCGCGCGGTGGTCGAGCAGTCGGCAGAACAGGTGATGCGTGAGGTCGGTCGCGCCCTCGGCGCCGGGCCGTTTTGCAAGGATCGGCACTTTGCCCGGCTCAGCGCCGATCTGCCGGTGTTCTTGCGCCAGAGTCATGCCGAACGCGATCTGGCTGCGCTCGGTCAGTTGATTGCCGAACAAAGCGGCGAGGCATGGACGTTATGA
- a CDS encoding DUF2934 domain-containing protein produces MSTDDKRIREFAYQIWESEGQPEGQEARHWEMARKLAEAEALAPKKPPKAAGSKTAGKASEAKAPAAKPKPAAKAKPASAAKVIPPGEKAAEKKPRAPKKPSAI; encoded by the coding sequence ATGAGTACCGACGATAAACGCATCCGCGAATTCGCCTATCAAATCTGGGAATCGGAAGGCCAGCCTGAGGGTCAGGAGGCGCGCCATTGGGAGATGGCGCGCAAACTGGCCGAAGCCGAAGCCCTGGCGCCGAAGAAACCGCCAAAAGCCGCTGGCAGCAAAACCGCTGGCAAGGCTAGTGAGGCCAAGGCCCCGGCCGCCAAGCCGAAACCTGCGGCCAAAGCCAAACCGGCCAGCGCCGCCAAAGTGATTCCCCCGGGCGAAAAAGCCGCCGAGAAAAAGCCTCGAGCGCCGAAGAAGCCTTCGGCGATCTGA
- the glgX gene encoding glycogen debranching protein GlgX — translation MTRPKKAEPTAHAEPSRIREGLPFPLGATWDGLGVNFALFSANATKVELCIFDDAGEVELERIELPEYTDEIYHGYLPDAHPGLIYGYRVYGPYDPANGHRFNHNKLLIDPYAKQLVGKLKWSEALFGYTIGHPDADLSFDERDSAPFVPKCKVIDPAHTWGNDHRVSVPWDKTIIYETHVRGISMRHPSVPENVRGTFAGLMVDDVLEHIRKLGVSTVELLPIHAFVNDQHLLHKGMTNYWGYNSIAFFAPDPRYLASGKIAEFKEMVAHLHEANLEVILDVVYNHTAEGNEQGPTLSMRGIDNASYYRLMPDDKRYYINDSGTGNTLDLSHPCVLQMVTDSLRYWASEMHVDGFRFDLATILGRYHDGFDERHSFLVACRQDPVLRQVKMIAEPWDCGPGGYQVGNFPPGWVEWNDKFRDTVRAFWKGDDGQVADFASRMTASGEMFNQRGRRPYSSVNFITAHDGFTLNDLVSYNDKHNEANDENNQDGSNNNLSWNHGVEGPTDDPEINALRHRQMRNFFATLLLAQGTPMIVAGDEFARTQDGNNNAYCQDSEIGWVNWDLSEDGKALLKFVKRLIKLRLTYPILRRGRFLVGEYNEDIGVKDITWLAPDATEMTTEHWHDAHNRCLGMLLDGRAQETGIRRKGADATLLLVVNAHHDIVNFTLPEVPEGSFWTCMIDTNQPAIRGQERFDFGHEYSVTGRSLLLFELQRDEED, via the coding sequence ATGACCCGTCCAAAGAAAGCCGAACCCACCGCGCACGCCGAGCCGTCGAGAATCCGTGAAGGCCTGCCCTTCCCGCTCGGTGCGACCTGGGATGGTCTGGGGGTGAACTTTGCTCTGTTTTCCGCCAACGCCACCAAGGTCGAACTGTGCATCTTCGACGATGCCGGCGAAGTCGAACTCGAACGCATCGAACTGCCGGAATACACCGACGAGATCTACCACGGCTACCTGCCCGATGCGCATCCGGGATTGATCTACGGCTACCGCGTCTACGGCCCGTACGACCCGGCCAACGGTCACCGCTTCAACCACAACAAACTGCTCATCGACCCGTACGCCAAGCAACTGGTCGGCAAATTGAAATGGTCGGAAGCACTGTTCGGCTACACCATCGGCCACCCCGACGCCGACCTCAGTTTCGATGAACGTGACAGCGCGCCCTTCGTGCCCAAGTGCAAAGTCATCGACCCGGCGCACACCTGGGGCAACGACCACCGTGTCAGCGTGCCGTGGGACAAAACCATCATTTACGAAACCCACGTGCGCGGCATCAGCATGCGTCACCCGTCGGTGCCGGAGAACGTGCGCGGCACTTTCGCCGGGCTGATGGTCGACGACGTGCTCGAACACATTCGCAAGCTAGGCGTGTCCACCGTCGAGTTGCTGCCGATTCACGCCTTCGTCAACGACCAGCATTTGCTGCACAAAGGCATGACCAATTACTGGGGCTACAACAGCATCGCCTTCTTCGCCCCGGACCCGCGCTACCTCGCCAGCGGCAAGATCGCCGAGTTCAAGGAGATGGTCGCGCACCTGCACGAAGCCAACCTCGAAGTGATCCTCGACGTGGTCTACAACCACACCGCCGAGGGCAACGAGCAAGGTCCGACCCTGTCGATGCGCGGCATCGACAACGCCTCGTACTACCGCTTGATGCCCGACGACAAGCGCTACTACATCAACGATTCCGGCACCGGCAACACCCTCGACCTGAGCCACCCGTGCGTGCTGCAAATGGTCACCGACTCGTTGCGTTACTGGGCCAGCGAGATGCACGTCGACGGTTTCCGTTTCGACCTGGCAACCATTCTCGGCCGCTATCACGATGGTTTCGACGAGCGTCACAGCTTCCTCGTCGCTTGCCGTCAGGATCCGGTGCTGCGTCAGGTGAAGATGATCGCCGAGCCGTGGGACTGCGGCCCCGGCGGCTATCAGGTCGGCAACTTCCCGCCGGGCTGGGTCGAGTGGAACGACAAGTTCCGCGACACCGTGCGCGCCTTCTGGAAAGGTGACGATGGCCAGGTTGCCGATTTCGCCAGCCGCATGACCGCCTCCGGTGAGATGTTCAACCAGCGTGGGCGGCGTCCGTATTCCTCGGTGAATTTCATCACCGCGCACGACGGTTTCACCCTCAACGACCTGGTTTCGTACAACGACAAGCACAACGAAGCCAACGACGAAAACAATCAGGACGGCAGCAACAACAACCTGTCGTGGAACCATGGTGTCGAAGGTCCGACCGACGATCCGGAAATCAACGCGTTGCGCCATCGGCAGATGCGCAATTTCTTCGCCACCCTGCTGCTCGCTCAAGGCACGCCGATGATCGTCGCCGGCGACGAGTTCGCCCGCACCCAGGACGGCAACAACAACGCCTATTGCCAGGACAGCGAGATCGGTTGGGTCAACTGGGACCTGAGCGAGGACGGCAAGGCGCTGCTGAAGTTCGTCAAGCGCTTGATCAAATTGCGCCTGACCTATCCGATCCTGCGGCGCGGGCGCTTTCTGGTCGGCGAGTACAACGAGGACATCGGCGTCAAGGACATCACCTGGCTGGCGCCGGATGCCACCGAGATGACCACCGAGCATTGGCACGATGCGCACAACCGCTGCCTGGGCATGTTGCTCGACGGTCGCGCACAGGAAACCGGGATTCGCCGCAAGGGGGCGGATGCGACGCTGCTGCTGGTGGTCAACGCCCATCACGACATCGTCAATTTCACCTTGCCGGAAGTACCGGAAGGCAGCTTCTGGACGTGCATGATCGACACCAACCAGCCGGCGATCCGTGGCCAGGAACGCTTCGATTTCGGCCACGAGTACTCGGTGACCGGCCGCTCGTTGCTGCTGTTCGAACTGCAACGTGATGAAGAAGATTGA